The sequence below is a genomic window from Brooklawnia cerclae.
TGCTCCGGAGGAGCTGTCCGATCCGTGGGTCGCCCCTGCCCGCGGCTCGTCCCGACTCGCGGGTCAGCCCTGTTCACGGCTCGTCCCCGCATGGCCGACCCGGCGTCGGCGGCACCGGAGGAGGTGCCGGTCGACCTCGTCCAGGAAGAGCGGGATGCCACGCACCAGGTCGTCCACCTGGCGGCCGCTCAACGGCGGGCGTCCCTCCAGCGCCGCGAAGTAGGACGCCCATTCGGCGAACCGCGGCACCTGGTGCGCCAGCCTCGTCCACAGCTCGACGGGGTCGAGGATCGGCCGCCCACCCGGTCTGTCACCCAATGCCGCGACCGCCCCCTGGCGGGCCGCGAGCATCGCCGCGCGGTATCGGCCCCCGGCGGTGGATGCCAGGTCCGCCTCGGTCGCCCGGGAACGTGCCCGCGACAGATCCGTCCGCACGCGACGATCCGCCACGGGCTGCGGCGTACGTCCCGCCGCCGCGACCCGCTCGGCCGCCTCGCCCCGCACAGTCTCGTCGCCTCGTCCGGCGTCTTCCTCGCTTCGCTCTGCGCGTGGCACGACCAGTTCGTCACGGACTCGCATTGACCCACCCCCAGGAATCGAACATGCGTTCGAACGAGTCTCCACTATGCGCCACCTCGGAGCGCGGGTCAAGACCGCAGCGGCCGGACGCGAGTGGTGCCCCCGTCCACGCCGGTGGACCAGCCCGGCACGCCCCGGCGCCCGCACCGCGTCCCGGGTGAATGGGACTGTCACACCGCCGTTGGACGCGAGGGATAGGCTGGATCTTCCGGTTTTTGTGAGGATGGGATCTCCCTTGACTGAACCTAACTCTCGCAGTGCAGACCAGACTCTGGCGCATGAGCTCGCGATCGAACAGGCGCACGTCGACAAGGTGTACGCCCAACTCGAATCGGCGGCGGCCTCCGCACGGCAGGTCGAGGCCGAGAGCCGCGCCAAGTTCCACACCGACCGCTCGGACTGGGTCCGGGAGGAGGACGGTACCGCACTGTTCGAACGCGACGCGTTCGCCTATCAGGCCGCACGCAGGCTCGCCATCCTCGACGCGCAACACGAGGGCCTCGTGTTCGGGCGTCTCGACTTCGCCTCGGACGAGGATCGCTACGTCGGCCGACTGGGCGTCCGCGACGCTGACTACGAGCCGCTGGTCATCGACTGGCGCGCCCCGGCGGCGGAGCCGTTCTACCGCGCCACCGCCCAGGACCCCATGGGAGTCGTTCGGAGGCGCGTGCTGAGATGCCGGGACGACCGGGTGATCGGCATCGAGGACGACCTGCTCGACCCCGACGACGACAACAACCTGGTCGTGATCGGCGAGGGCGCGCTCATGGCCGCCCTGCAGCGAGCCCGCGGCCCGCAGATGCGCGACATCGTCGCCACCATCCAGGCCGAGCAGGACGAGGCGATCCGCGCTCCTTACCAGGGCGTCACGATCATCTCGGGCGGCCCCGGAACCGGCAAGACCGTCGTGGCCCTGCACCGAGCCGCGTTCCTCCTCTACACGCATCGGCGCCGTCTCGAACAGGGCGGTGTACTGGTCGTCGGACCGACCGATGTGTTCATGAACTACATCGAGCGCGTCCTGCCCGGCCTGGGCGAGGACTCGGTGACGCTCAGGTCGGTCGGCGAACTGGCGACCGACGTGCTGGGCTTCGCCAGCCAGTCGGTGGACGACGCCGCCGCGGCAGTGCTGAAGGGCAGCCTGCGCATGCTGCAGGTACTGCGGCGCGCGGTCAACGAGCCCCTCACACCGGCGGACCTGCGCCTGCGCGTGAGCGTCAAGGGCGAGATCCTGACGGTCGAGGCATCCGAGCTGTCCGCGATCCGGCGCGACGTCCTCGCGTCCCACAAGGCCAACAGGGCACGTCCCGCGGTCGAGAAATCGCTGCTGGACGCGCTGTGGGCCAAGCTGCCGACCGATGTGGCCGCCGTCCTCGATCTCCCGCGCGATCTCTTCGAGGAGA
It includes:
- a CDS encoding SAV_6107 family HEPN domain-containing protein — its product is MRVRDELVVPRAERSEEDAGRGDETVRGEAAERVAAAGRTPQPVADRRVRTDLSRARSRATEADLASTAGGRYRAAMLAARQGAVAALGDRPGGRPILDPVELWTRLAHQVPRFAEWASYFAALEGRPPLSGRQVDDLVRGIPLFLDEVDRHLLRCRRRRVGHAGTSREQG
- a CDS encoding HelD family protein, which translates into the protein MGSPLTEPNSRSADQTLAHELAIEQAHVDKVYAQLESAAASARQVEAESRAKFHTDRSDWVREEDGTALFERDAFAYQAARRLAILDAQHEGLVFGRLDFASDEDRYVGRLGVRDADYEPLVIDWRAPAAEPFYRATAQDPMGVVRRRVLRCRDDRVIGIEDDLLDPDDDNNLVVIGEGALMAALQRARGPQMRDIVATIQAEQDEAIRAPYQGVTIISGGPGTGKTVVALHRAAFLLYTHRRRLEQGGVLVVGPTDVFMNYIERVLPGLGEDSVTLRSVGELATDVLGFASQSVDDAAAAVLKGSLRMLQVLRRAVNEPLTPADLRLRVSVKGEILTVEASELSAIRRDVLASHKANRARPAVEKSLLDALWAKLPTDVAAVLDLPRDLFEEIVTSQASWVMFCNAWWPALTPESVLSRLADPAMLHKFAHGVLDDDEEATLMASFEHARGFVPDADNRRPAWTVGDIALLDELEAMIGPMPEQPETDPTLFLADGADVAEVVTLADKLTTRREVDPDDEGVTTFSHVLVDESQDITPMQWRMLRRRGPQASWTLVGDPAQSSYPNTEESRRALRDLIGKGQSRTFRLSTNYRSPAEVMDLAGRVIRSVLPDADLPAAVRRTGVQPRLLSSRPDRLGEQLGRIVRQLSDEVEGSIAVVTPPSRADAVRALVGTMPLPVGVSSRLVVVTALQAKGLEFDAVIVLAPDEIIAETPGGVRVLYVALTRPTQRLVTLDLTDGLPGAWQESLESPLSDSA